A window of Vigna unguiculata cultivar IT97K-499-35 chromosome 4, ASM411807v1, whole genome shotgun sequence contains these coding sequences:
- the LOC114181296 gene encoding sodium transporter HKT1-like: protein MNNKLILFLSTLFPRTLRFLPFHFHPFFFHLFYFLVLSVVGFLGLKVSKPRTPSNPNDLDLFYTSVSASTTSSMVALEMELFSDSQLILLTLLMFLGGEVFTSVLDLLLARNKLIHNKLLSINPSSPSDESPTHATHIELGLVSVPYSQSQNQTQTLSDNVVSVRLKYNCLRYLTYVVLGYLVVVQFVGFSLVSLYMTVVTSAKQVLQKKGINVVTFSLFTVVSTFASCGFVPTNENMMVFKNNSGLLLLILPHVFLGNTLYPPCLTLVLMVLEKVTGKEEFSQLRKNPNNLGYRHLLSVYRCCLLVGTVFGLNVIQYVMFWSVEWNSTIMEGMNLYEKVVASLFQVSNARHAGESVFDLSSISSAILVLFIVMMYLPPYTSFLPVREEKNDGKRKRKSAVECVVFSQVSYLAIFVILVCITESRSLKEDPLNFNVLNITLEVISAYGNVGFSTGYSCARRLKDDGTCRDSWVGFSGRWSNKGKFILILVMFFGRLKKFNMKGGKAWHLS from the exons ATGAACAACAAACTGATCTTGTTTCTTTCTACTCTTTTCCCACGCACCCTTCGTTTTCTACCCTTCCATTTCCACCCTTTCTTCTTTCACCTTTTCTATTTCCTCGTTCTTTCTGTCGTAGGTTTTCTCGGTCTCAAGGTTTCAAAACCAAGGACCCCTTCTAACCCTAATGACTTGGACCTCTTCTACACCTCAGTTTCTGCTTCCACAACTTCTAGCATGGTAGCCCTAGAAATGGAGCTTTTCTCCGATTCTCAACTTATTCTCCTCACCCTCCTCATGTTTCTTGGCGGGGAAGTTTTCACTTCCGTGCTCGATCTTCTACTTGCTAGGAATAAACTCATCCACAACAAATTACTCAGCATCAATCCTTCTTCACCCTCAGATGAGTCCCCGACCCATGCCACTCACATTGAGCTTGGTCTAGTTTCTGTTCCTTACTCACAATCACAAAACCAGACACAGACACTGTCTGATAATGTTGTATCCGTTAGACTTAAGTATAACTGTCTTCGTTATCTGACTTACGTTGTGTTAGGTTACCTTGTGGTGGTTCAGTTTGTTGGCTTTAGTTTGGTGTCTTTGTATATGACTGTGGTAACGAGTGCAAAACAAGTACTGCAAAAAAAAGGCATTAACGTTGTaacattttctttgtttaccGTCGTTTCTACTTTTGCCAGTTGTGGCTTTGTCCCCACCAACGAGAACATGATGGTTTTCAAGAACAATTCTGGGCTTCTCCTCCTTATTCTCCCACATGTGTTTCTAGGTAACACCCTTTATCCACCGTGTCTCACACTTGTGCTGATGGTTTTGGAAAAAGTTACCGGAAAAGAGGAATTTTCACAGTTGCGGAAGAATCCCAACAACCTGGGCTACAGACATTTGCTTTCTGTTTATCGTTGTTGCCTCCTGGTTGGTACTGTGTTTGGTTTGAACGTTATACAGTATGTGATGTTCTGGTCGGTGGAATGGAATTCCACAATCATGGAGGGTATGAATTTGTACGAGAAAGTGGTAGCGTCGTTGTTTCAAGTTTCAAACGCCAGACACGCTGGTGAATCTGTTTTTGATCTCTCCTCCATCTCTTCAGCCATATTAGTACTCTTCATTGTGATGAT GTACCTTCCGCCGTACACTTCATTTTTACCTGTAAGAGAGGAGAAAAATGATGGTAAGAGAAAACGAAAAAGCGCAGTGGAGTGTGTTGTGTTTTCTCAAGTCTCTTATTTGGCCATTTTCGTTATTCTGGTTTGCATCACTGAGAGCAGAAGCTTGAAAGAGGATCCACTCAACTTTAACGTGCTCAACATCACCCTCGAAGTCATcag TGCTTATGGGAACGTAGGGTTCTCAACGGGATACAGCTGCGCCAGGCGATTGAAAGACGATGGTACGTGCAGAGATTCATGGGTAGGGTTTTCTGGAAGATGGAGTAACAAAGGAAAGTTCATCCTTATCTTGGTCATGTTCTTTGGGAGGCTCAAGAAATTCAACATGAAAGGTGGCAAAGCGTGGCACCTCTCTTAA